A region of Streptomyces deccanensis DNA encodes the following proteins:
- the pknB gene encoding Stk1 family PASTA domain-containing Ser/Thr kinase, translated as MEEPRRLGGRYELGQVLGRGGMAEVYLAMDTRLGRTVAVKTLRADLARDPTFQARFRREAQSAASLNHPAIVAVYDTGEDYIDGVSIPYIVMEYVEGSTLRELLHSGRKLLPERAMEMTIGILQGLEYAHRNQIVHRDIKPANVMLTRNGQVKVMDFGIARAMGDSGMTMTQTSAVIGTAQYLSPEQAKGEQVDARSDLYSTGCLLYELLTVRPPFVGDSPVAVAYQHVREEPQPPSVFDPEITPEMDAIVLRALVKDPDYRYQSADEMRADIEACLDGQPVAATAAMGSVGYGGYPDDQPTTALRADAGATTMLPPVGPDDGYGYDDRQGRRRQQPKKNNTSTILLVVAGVLVLIGAVLIGQWMFSGNGTGNDTLKAPNFVGQSEAEAKQAATNVDLKVTTTKAACENQKTGNVCKQTPQAETQVKKGDTIALVISTGAPKVTVPDVQGIQFDEAEAELEDKGFKVEKKTEESDRTAGIVIDQDPASGKLEKGSTVTLTVAKAPDKETVPDVAGQGCDAAKNQMAANNLVGTCTEVETQDPNLVGKVVATSPEAGSELNKGDTVTIQIGKAAEEEEQEAEVPNVVGRTVGQAKQILQASGFTNIQFANGSDQSDTAFVADQDPDGGNEADPAQTTITLTTVGFGGNNGNNNNNGGGFGGGDFG; from the coding sequence ATGGAAGAGCCGCGTCGCCTCGGCGGCCGGTACGAGCTGGGCCAGGTGCTCGGCCGTGGTGGCATGGCGGAGGTCTACCTCGCGATGGACACCCGCCTCGGCCGCACCGTGGCGGTGAAGACGCTGCGAGCGGACCTCGCGCGCGACCCCACCTTCCAGGCCCGGTTCCGCCGGGAGGCCCAGTCGGCCGCCTCGCTCAACCACCCCGCGATCGTGGCGGTCTACGACACGGGCGAGGACTACATCGACGGGGTCTCGATCCCGTACATCGTCATGGAGTACGTCGAGGGCTCCACCCTCCGTGAGCTTCTCCACAGCGGCCGCAAGCTGCTGCCGGAGCGGGCGATGGAGATGACCATCGGCATCCTCCAGGGACTGGAGTACGCCCACCGCAACCAGATCGTCCACCGCGACATCAAGCCGGCCAACGTCATGCTGACGCGCAACGGCCAGGTCAAGGTCATGGACTTCGGTATCGCCCGCGCCATGGGCGACTCCGGTATGACGATGACGCAGACGTCCGCGGTCATCGGCACCGCCCAGTACCTCTCGCCGGAGCAGGCCAAGGGCGAGCAGGTGGACGCCCGGTCCGACCTGTACTCGACCGGCTGTCTGCTCTACGAGCTGCTGACGGTCCGCCCGCCGTTCGTGGGCGACTCCCCCGTGGCGGTCGCCTACCAGCACGTGCGGGAGGAGCCGCAGCCCCCGAGCGTCTTCGACCCGGAGATCACTCCGGAGATGGACGCCATCGTCCTGCGTGCCCTGGTCAAGGACCCGGACTACCGCTATCAGTCCGCCGACGAGATGCGTGCCGACATCGAGGCCTGCCTCGACGGCCAGCCCGTCGCGGCGACGGCGGCCATGGGCTCGGTCGGCTACGGCGGCTACCCGGACGACCAGCCGACCACCGCCCTGCGGGCCGACGCCGGAGCCACGACGATGCTTCCGCCCGTCGGCCCGGACGACGGTTACGGCTACGACGACCGCCAGGGCCGTCGCCGCCAGCAGCCGAAGAAGAACAACACCTCGACGATCCTCCTGGTCGTCGCGGGTGTACTGGTGCTGATCGGCGCGGTCCTCATCGGCCAGTGGATGTTCTCGGGCAACGGCACCGGCAACGACACCCTCAAGGCACCCAACTTCGTCGGGCAGAGCGAGGCGGAGGCGAAACAGGCGGCCACCAACGTCGACCTGAAGGTGACGACCACCAAGGCCGCGTGCGAGAACCAGAAGACCGGCAACGTCTGCAAACAGACCCCGCAGGCCGAGACCCAGGTGAAGAAGGGCGACACCATCGCCCTGGTCATCTCGACGGGCGCTCCGAAGGTCACGGTCCCCGACGTCCAGGGCATCCAGTTCGACGAAGCCGAGGCCGAGCTCGAGGACAAGGGCTTCAAGGTCGAGAAGAAGACCGAGGAGTCCGACCGCACGGCCGGCATCGTGATCGACCAGGACCCGGCCAGCGGCAAGCTCGAGAAGGGCTCCACGGTCACGCTGACGGTCGCCAAGGCTCCGGACAAGGAGACCGTGCCGGACGTGGCCGGGCAGGGCTGTGACGCCGCCAAGAACCAGATGGCGGCCAACAACCTCGTCGGCACCTGCACCGAGGTCGAGACCCAGGACCCCAACCTCGTCGGCAAGGTCGTCGCGACCAGCCCCGAGGCGGGTTCCGAGCTCAACAAGGGCGACACGGTCACCATCCAGATCGGTAAGGCGGCCGAGGAGGAGGAGCAGGAGGCCGAGGTCCCGAACGTCGTGGGAAGGACCGTGGGCCAGGCGAAGCAGATCCTCCAGGCGTCCGGCTTCACCAACATCCAGTTCGCCAACGGCAGCGACCAGAGCGACACCGCGTTCGTCGCCGACCAGGACCCGGACGGCGGCAATGAAGCCGACCCGGCCCAGACGACGATCACTCTCACCACGGTCGGCTTCGGCGGCAACAACGGCAACAACAACAACAACGGCGGCGGTTTCGGCGGCGGGGACTTCGGTTAG
- a CDS encoding peptidoglycan D,D-transpeptidase FtsI family protein has protein sequence MNKPLRRIAIFCGLLVLALLIRNNWLQYVQADALATDKFNRRVAIERYATPRGDIIVDGKAITGSVASEGLDYKYKRTWKNGEMWAPVTGYSSQIIGATQLESLEDGILTGNDDRLFFRNTLDMLTGKKKEGGSVVTTLNAAAQKAAFEGLGNKKGAVAALDPKTGAILALASTPSYDPSTFAGISTKDSKTFSKLEKDPDKPLLNRALRETYPPGSTFKVVTAAAALENGVVSDIDDKTDTPDPYKLPESSTPLTNQHGVCKNATLRYALEQSCNTVFGKLSDSVGNEKMREQAEKFGFGEDKLDVPVRAAESVYPEDNRPQNAMAGIGQASNRATPLQMAMVASAVANDGELMMPYMVDQLRASNLDVIETHDPETLSQAVSPENAQKLQDMMESVVKTGTGQNAQIDGVTVGGKTGTAQHGVNNKEKPYAWFISYAQLSDGSSPVAVAVVVEDGSANRGEISGGGLAAPIAKSVMQAVINSKK, from the coding sequence ATGAACAAGCCCCTGCGCCGCATCGCGATCTTCTGCGGGCTCCTGGTCCTCGCCCTGCTCATCCGCAACAACTGGCTCCAGTACGTCCAGGCGGACGCTCTCGCCACCGACAAGTTCAACCGCCGCGTCGCCATCGAGCGCTACGCCACGCCGCGCGGGGACATCATCGTCGACGGCAAGGCCATCACGGGGTCCGTCGCCTCCGAGGGGCTCGACTACAAGTACAAGCGCACGTGGAAGAACGGCGAGATGTGGGCGCCGGTCACCGGCTACTCCTCCCAGATCATCGGCGCCACCCAACTGGAGAGCCTCGAGGACGGCATCCTCACCGGGAACGACGACCGGCTCTTCTTCCGGAACACGCTGGACATGCTCACCGGCAAGAAGAAGGAGGGCGGCAGCGTCGTCACCACCCTCAACGCCGCCGCGCAGAAGGCGGCCTTCGAGGGCCTCGGCAACAAGAAGGGCGCCGTCGCCGCGCTCGACCCCAAGACCGGCGCGATCCTCGCCCTGGCCTCCACGCCGTCCTACGACCCGTCCACGTTCGCCGGGATCAGCACCAAGGACAGCAAGACCTTCTCCAAGCTGGAGAAAGACCCCGACAAGCCGCTGCTGAACCGCGCGCTGCGCGAGACCTACCCGCCGGGCTCCACGTTCAAGGTGGTCACGGCCGCCGCGGCCCTGGAGAACGGCGTCGTCTCGGACATCGACGACAAGACGGATACTCCCGACCCGTACAAGCTGCCTGAGTCGTCCACCCCCCTCACCAACCAGCACGGCGTGTGCAAGAACGCCACCCTCCGCTACGCGCTCGAGCAGTCCTGCAACACGGTCTTCGGCAAGCTCTCCGACAGCGTCGGCAACGAGAAGATGCGGGAACAGGCCGAGAAGTTCGGCTTCGGTGAGGACAAGCTCGACGTACCGGTACGTGCCGCCGAGAGCGTGTACCCCGAGGACAACCGCCCGCAGAACGCGATGGCCGGCATCGGGCAGGCCTCCAACCGCGCCACCCCGCTGCAGATGGCCATGGTCGCCTCGGCCGTCGCCAACGACGGCGAGCTGATGATGCCGTACATGGTCGACCAGCTGCGTGCCTCCAACCTCGACGTCATCGAGACGCACGACCCCGAGACCCTGTCCCAGGCGGTCTCGCCGGAGAACGCCCAGAAGCTCCAGGACATGATGGAGAGTGTCGTCAAGACGGGTACCGGTCAGAACGCTCAGATCGACGGCGTCACCGTCGGTGGCAAGACCGGTACCGCCCAGCACGGCGTGAACAACAAGGAGAAGCCGTACGCCTGGTTCATCTCCTACGCCCAGCTCAGCGACGGCAGCTCGCCGGTCGCCGTGGCCGTGGTCGTCGAGGACGGTTCGGCCAACCGCGGTGAGATCTCCGGTGGCGGTCTGGCCGCCCCGATCGCGAAGAGCGTGATGCAGGCAGTGATCAACAGCAAGAAGTGA
- a CDS encoding FhaA domain-containing protein produces MGVLKKFEQRLEGLVNGTFAKVFKSEVQPVEIAGALQRECDNNATIWNRDRTVVPNDFIVELSTPDFERLSPYSGQLGDELAGMVRDYAKQQRYTFMGPIKVHLEKADDLDTGLYRVRSRTLASSTNQQAPAGAPASPAAGRPGGYGYPPAAAPAGAPPMPATPPPGGRPAPLGQRPPAAPAGGGRTRYWIEINGTRHQISRPTLVLGRSTEADVRIDDPGVSRRHCEIRTGTPSTIQDLGSTNGIVVDGQHTTRATLRDGSRIVVGSSTIIYRQAEG; encoded by the coding sequence ATGGGAGTCCTGAAGAAGTTCGAGCAACGTCTCGAAGGTCTGGTCAACGGCACCTTCGCCAAGGTGTTCAAGTCCGAGGTCCAGCCCGTGGAGATCGCGGGAGCACTCCAGCGGGAGTGCGACAACAACGCGACCATCTGGAACCGCGACCGTACGGTCGTCCCCAACGACTTCATCGTGGAACTGAGCACGCCCGACTTCGAGCGCCTCAGCCCCTACTCCGGCCAGCTCGGCGACGAGCTCGCCGGCATGGTGCGCGACTACGCCAAGCAGCAGCGCTACACCTTCATGGGACCCATCAAGGTCCATCTGGAGAAAGCCGACGACCTCGACACCGGTCTGTACCGGGTGCGCAGTCGGACGCTCGCCTCCTCCACCAACCAGCAGGCCCCCGCGGGCGCCCCGGCGAGCCCCGCCGCGGGCCGCCCCGGCGGTTACGGCTACCCGCCCGCCGCGGCACCCGCGGGCGCCCCGCCCATGCCGGCCACGCCGCCGCCCGGCGGCCGCCCCGCCCCGCTGGGCCAGCGGCCTCCCGCCGCGCCGGCGGGAGGGGGGCGCACGCGCTACTGGATCGAGATCAACGGCACCCGCCATCAGATCTCCCGCCCGACGCTGGTGCTGGGACGCAGCACCGAAGCCGACGTGCGGATCGACGACCCCGGCGTCTCCCGCCGGCACTGCGAGATCCGGACCGGAACGCCCTCGACGATCCAGGATCTCGGATCCACCAACGGCATCGTGGTGGACGGGCAGCACACCACCCGCGCTACGCTCCGCGACGGCTCGCGGATCGTCGTGGGCAGCAGCACCATCATTTACCGGCAAGCCGAAGGGTGA
- a CDS encoding FtsW/RodA/SpoVE family cell cycle protein has translation MSSTTNTSTQHTSTIGAIGTPSRRNTELALLAFAVVIPVFAYANVGLALNDQVPAGLAAYGIGLGVLAGIGHLVIRKFAPYADPLMLPLATLLNGLGLVAIWRLDQSKLLQQIGQAGGKATNQLVYTAMGIALLIAVLIFLKDHRTLQRYTYISMAGALVLLLLPLVPGLGAELTYGAKIWIQVGSFTIQPGEFAKIVLAIFFAGYLMVKRDALALASRRFMGLYLPRGRDLGPIIVVWAISILILVFETDLGTSLLFFGMFVIMLYVATERTSWIVFGLLMSAAGAVGVASFEIHVQQRVQAWLDPMGEWELSKTVVGHSAQSMEALWAFGSGGTLGTGWGQGHSELIRFAANSDFILATFGEELGLTGVMAILLIYGLIVERGIRTALAARDPFGKLLAVGLSGAFALQVFVVAGGVMGLIPLTGMTMPFMAYGGSSVIANWALIGILIRISDTARRPAPAPAPNPDAEMTQVVRPS, from the coding sequence ATGAGCAGTACTACCAACACGTCGACGCAGCACACGTCCACGATCGGCGCGATCGGCACACCGAGCCGACGCAACACCGAGCTGGCGCTGCTGGCGTTCGCGGTCGTCATCCCGGTGTTCGCCTACGCCAACGTGGGGCTCGCCCTGAACGACCAGGTGCCCGCCGGACTCGCCGCCTACGGCATCGGCCTCGGGGTGCTGGCCGGCATCGGCCATCTCGTCATCCGCAAGTTCGCGCCGTACGCCGACCCGCTGATGCTGCCGCTGGCCACGCTGCTGAACGGGTTGGGGCTGGTGGCGATCTGGCGACTGGACCAGTCGAAACTGCTCCAGCAGATCGGACAGGCCGGTGGCAAGGCGACCAACCAGCTGGTCTACACAGCGATGGGCATCGCGCTCCTCATCGCCGTCCTGATCTTCCTCAAGGACCACCGCACCCTCCAGCGCTACACCTACATCTCCATGGCCGGCGCGCTGGTCCTCCTGCTGCTCCCCCTGGTGCCGGGCCTCGGCGCGGAACTCACCTACGGCGCCAAGATCTGGATCCAGGTCGGCAGCTTCACCATCCAGCCCGGCGAGTTCGCCAAGATCGTGCTGGCGATCTTCTTCGCCGGCTACCTGATGGTGAAGCGCGACGCGCTCGCACTGGCCAGTCGCCGCTTCATGGGCCTGTACCTGCCGCGCGGCCGCGACCTCGGCCCGATCATCGTCGTCTGGGCGATCTCGATCCTCATCCTGGTCTTCGAGACCGACCTCGGTACCTCGCTGCTGTTCTTCGGCATGTTCGTGATCATGCTGTACGTCGCGACCGAGCGGACCAGCTGGATCGTCTTCGGTCTGCTGATGTCCGCGGCCGGAGCGGTCGGCGTGGCCTCGTTCGAGATCCACGTGCAGCAGCGTGTGCAGGCCTGGCTGGACCCCATGGGCGAGTGGGAGCTCTCCAAGACCGTGGTCGGCCACTCCGCGCAGTCCATGGAGGCCCTGTGGGCCTTCGGCTCCGGCGGCACCCTCGGCACCGGCTGGGGGCAGGGCCACTCCGAACTCATCCGCTTCGCCGCGAACTCCGACTTCATCCTCGCCACCTTCGGTGAGGAACTGGGACTGACCGGCGTGATGGCGATCCTGCTGATCTACGGTCTGATCGTGGAGCGCGGCATCCGCACGGCCCTCGCCGCCCGGGACCCGTTCGGCAAGCTGCTCGCCGTGGGTCTCTCCGGCGCCTTCGCCCTCCAGGTCTTCGTCGTCGCCGGCGGTGTGATGGGCCTCATCCCCCTGACCGGTATGACGATGCCGTTCATGGCCTACGGCGGTTCATCGGTCATCGCCAACTGGGCCCTCATCGGCATCCTGATCAGAATCAGCGACACCGCACGCCGGCCCGCGCCCGCGCCCGCACCGAACCCCGACGCCGAGATGACCCAGGTGGTCCGCCCGTCATGA
- a CDS encoding Stp1/IreP family PP2C-type Ser/Thr phosphatase produces the protein MSLSLRFAAGSHKGMIREGNEDSGYAGPRLLAIADGMGGQAAGEVASSEVISTLVTLDDDIPGSDILTSLGTAVQRANDQLRSMVEEDPQLEGMGTTLTALLWTGQRLGLVHVGDSRAYLLRDGVLTQITQDHTWVQRLVDEGRITEEEATTHPQRSLLMRALGSGDHVEPDLSIREVRAGDRYLICSDGLSGVVSHQTMEDTLASYQGPQETVQELIQLALRGGGPDNITVIVADVLDLDTGDTLAGQLSDTPVVVGAVAENQLHLQDNGIMQTPAGRASGLGRQGHGQGGGGEFGPPGSGDTTGYMPAAGSFGDYSDDDFVKPRKKRRWLKRSFFGILALAVVGGGLYGGYRWTQTQYYVGSKDDHVALYRGISQDLAWISLSKVEKDHPEIELKYLPPYQQKLVEATIAEGGLSDARKKIEELSTQASACKKNAERREAADSNAKTGEGEAGGVTGTTKTSLTSKATPSPTSSPSTSPTPTQTQTAPTPSAGPTLSEEEQELVSRCGEQ, from the coding sequence ATGAGTCTGTCACTGCGCTTCGCCGCCGGATCGCACAAAGGCATGATCCGCGAGGGCAACGAGGACTCGGGCTACGCCGGTCCGCGGCTGCTCGCGATCGCCGACGGCATGGGCGGTCAGGCGGCCGGTGAGGTCGCCTCCTCCGAGGTGATCTCCACCCTCGTCACGCTCGACGACGACATCCCCGGCTCCGACATCCTCACCTCCCTCGGCACCGCCGTGCAGCGCGCCAACGACCAGCTGCGCTCGATGGTCGAGGAGGACCCCCAGCTGGAGGGCATGGGCACCACGCTCACCGCCCTGCTGTGGACCGGTCAGCGACTCGGCCTCGTCCACGTCGGCGACTCCCGCGCGTACCTCCTCAGGGACGGCGTCCTCACCCAGATCACCCAGGACCACACCTGGGTGCAGCGTCTGGTCGACGAGGGCCGCATCACGGAGGAGGAGGCCACCACCCACCCGCAGCGCTCCCTGCTGATGCGCGCGCTGGGCAGCGGCGACCACGTGGAGCCCGACCTCTCCATCCGCGAGGTCCGCGCCGGCGACCGGTACCTGATCTGCTCCGACGGTCTGTCCGGCGTGGTGTCCCACCAGACGATGGAGGACACCCTCGCCAGCTACCAGGGCCCGCAGGAGACCGTGCAGGAGCTGATCCAGCTCGCGCTGCGCGGTGGCGGCCCGGACAACATCACGGTCATCGTCGCCGACGTCCTCGACCTCGACACCGGAGACACCCTCGCCGGGCAGCTCTCCGACACCCCGGTCGTGGTCGGCGCGGTCGCCGAGAACCAGCTGCACCTCCAGGACAACGGCATCATGCAGACCCCCGCCGGCCGGGCCTCCGGTCTCGGCCGTCAGGGGCACGGACAGGGCGGCGGCGGTGAGTTCGGCCCGCCGGGCTCCGGCGACACCACCGGGTACATGCCCGCGGCGGGCAGCTTCGGCGACTACTCCGACGACGACTTCGTCAAGCCGCGCAAGAAGCGCAGGTGGCTGAAGAGATCCTTCTTCGGCATCCTCGCCCTCGCCGTGGTCGGCGGGGGCCTGTACGGCGGTTACCGCTGGACGCAGACGCAGTACTACGTCGGTTCCAAGGACGACCACGTGGCGCTGTACCGCGGCATCAGCCAGGACCTGGCCTGGATCTCGCTCTCGAAGGTCGAGAAGGACCACCCCGAGATCGAACTCAAGTACCTGCCGCCCTACCAGCAGAAGCTGGTCGAGGCCACGATCGCCGAGGGCGGTCTGAGCGACGCCCGGAAGAAGATCGAGGAGCTGTCCACCCAGGCGTCGGCGTGCAAGAAGAACGCCGAGCGCCGCGAGGCGGCGGACAGCAACGCCAAGACGGGTGAGGGCGAGGCCGGCGGCGTCACGGGAACCACGAAGACCTCCCTCACGTCCAAGGCCACACCGTCCCCGACGTCGTCACCGTCGACGTCCCCGACCCCGACCCAGACCCAGACCGCACCCACACCGTCGGCCGGCCCCACCCTCTCGGAGGAGGAGCAGGAGCTGGTCTCACGGTGCGGTGAGCAGTAG
- a CDS encoding beta-L-arabinofuranosidase domain-containing protein, with product MAPPLSRRFLLQSAMLAAAVPGVSLGTGGSRAVAATIPVPSAWSVRPFELKDVRLGQGLFAAKRQLMLDHGRGYDVDRLLQVFRANAGLSTKGAVAPGGWEGLDGEANGNLRGHYTGHFLTMLAQAYASTGEQVYADKIRTMVDALTEVREALRKDPRMLAVTGKWGGAHENVRGSYQYVDLPAAVLGGASSITLSVWVKPTHNANWQRIFDFGNNTTRYMYLASRNGSGVPRFAITNSGAGGEQALNGTAALPLHQWSHLAVTISGTTGTLYVNGTAVAQNTSMTLNPSVLGTLTNNWLGRSNYADDPVFAGAFDEFNVWSRALTTAEITSLQTNEAKRSSAGLGNLASYYFFATSGGTFDDASGRGLTATLRRTWGGPSHPGFLAAYPETQFIDLETRTTADYTKVWAPYYTAHKILKGLLDAYLATDDARALDLASGMCDWMYSRLSKLPDATLQRMWGIFSSGEFGGIVEAIVDLHTITGKAEHLALAKLFDLDRLIDACAADTDILDGLHANQHIPIMTGYVRLYDATGDTRYLTAAKNFWGMVIPQRMYGIGGTSTAEFWKARGVISGTISDTNAETCCAYNLLKLSRSLFFHEQDPKYMDYYERALFNQVLGSKQDKADAEKPLVTYFIGLKPGHVRDYTPKQGTTCCEGTGMESATKYQDSVYFAKADGSALYVNLYSAATLNWSAKGVTIAQSTDYPREQGSTITVGGGSAAFELRLRVPSWATAGFRVTVNGNAVSGTPAAGSYFTIPSRTWRAGDVVRVTIPFRLRVEKALDDPSLQTLFYGPVNLVGRSSSTSYLSVGLYRNAGLSGDLLPSLAPVSGKPLHYTLDGTEFAPFHEGSEDPTHAYVKRSEPKVVLGGTDSGVANPVKSDGTTLLDEIWVGAPFADKAALVARVQSTVGSWVSAGLLSQADGQKVVTTAQNATYAA from the coding sequence ATGGCTCCGCCCCTCTCCAGACGTTTCCTCCTCCAGTCCGCGATGCTCGCCGCGGCCGTACCCGGCGTCTCCCTGGGGACGGGAGGCAGCCGGGCGGTCGCCGCCACGATCCCGGTGCCGTCCGCCTGGTCGGTGCGGCCCTTCGAGCTCAAGGACGTGCGGCTCGGCCAGGGCCTTTTCGCCGCCAAACGGCAGCTGATGCTCGACCATGGCCGCGGCTACGACGTCGACCGTCTGTTGCAGGTCTTCCGCGCCAACGCGGGACTCTCCACCAAGGGCGCGGTCGCCCCCGGCGGCTGGGAAGGCCTGGACGGCGAGGCCAACGGCAATCTCCGCGGCCACTACACCGGGCATTTTCTGACGATGCTGGCGCAGGCGTACGCGAGCACCGGGGAGCAGGTGTACGCCGACAAGATCCGCACCATGGTCGATGCGCTCACCGAGGTGCGTGAGGCGCTGCGCAAGGATCCCCGCATGCTCGCCGTCACCGGGAAATGGGGTGGCGCGCACGAGAACGTCCGGGGCTCGTACCAGTACGTCGACCTGCCGGCCGCAGTCCTCGGCGGTGCCTCGTCGATCACTCTGTCGGTCTGGGTGAAGCCCACCCACAACGCCAACTGGCAGAGGATCTTCGACTTCGGCAACAACACGACCCGGTACATGTACCTGGCCTCCCGCAACGGCAGCGGGGTGCCGCGTTTCGCGATCACCAACAGCGGTGCGGGCGGGGAGCAAGCCCTCAACGGCACCGCCGCCCTGCCGCTCCATCAGTGGAGCCACCTGGCCGTCACGATCAGCGGCACCACGGGCACCCTGTATGTCAACGGCACCGCTGTGGCCCAGAACACCTCGATGACGCTCAACCCGTCCGTCCTGGGCACCCTGACGAACAACTGGCTGGGCCGCTCGAACTACGCAGACGACCCGGTCTTCGCGGGCGCCTTCGACGAGTTCAACGTCTGGTCGAGGGCGCTGACCACGGCCGAGATCACCTCGCTGCAGACCAACGAGGCCAAGAGGTCCTCCGCGGGGCTCGGCAACCTCGCGTCGTACTACTTCTTCGCGACCTCCGGCGGCACGTTCGACGACGCCTCCGGACGCGGTCTGACCGCCACGCTGCGCCGCACCTGGGGCGGGCCGAGCCACCCCGGCTTCCTCGCGGCGTACCCGGAGACGCAGTTCATCGACCTGGAGACGCGGACCACCGCCGACTACACCAAGGTGTGGGCGCCGTACTACACCGCACACAAGATCCTCAAGGGCCTGCTCGACGCCTACCTCGCCACGGACGACGCCCGCGCGCTCGACCTCGCCTCCGGCATGTGCGACTGGATGTACTCGCGGCTGTCCAAGTTGCCCGACGCCACGCTGCAGCGGATGTGGGGCATCTTCTCCAGCGGTGAGTTCGGCGGCATCGTCGAGGCGATCGTCGACCTGCACACGATCACCGGCAAGGCCGAACACCTCGCCCTGGCCAAGTTGTTCGACCTCGACCGGCTCATCGACGCCTGCGCCGCCGACACCGACATCCTGGACGGCCTCCACGCCAACCAGCACATTCCGATCATGACCGGTTACGTCCGGCTGTACGACGCGACGGGCGACACGCGCTACCTGACCGCCGCGAAGAACTTCTGGGGCATGGTGATCCCGCAGCGCATGTACGGGATCGGCGGCACCAGCACGGCCGAGTTCTGGAAGGCTCGCGGGGTCATCTCGGGAACGATCAGCGACACCAACGCCGAGACCTGCTGCGCGTACAACCTGCTCAAGCTCAGCCGGAGCCTGTTCTTCCACGAGCAGGACCCGAAGTACATGGACTACTACGAGCGGGCCCTGTTCAACCAGGTCCTCGGCTCCAAGCAGGACAAGGCCGACGCCGAGAAGCCGCTGGTCACGTACTTCATCGGCCTGAAGCCCGGCCATGTGCGCGACTACACCCCCAAGCAGGGCACCACCTGCTGCGAGGGCACCGGCATGGAGAGCGCCACCAAGTACCAGGACTCGGTGTACTTCGCCAAGGCCGACGGCAGCGCGCTGTACGTCAACCTGTACAGCGCGGCCACGCTGAACTGGTCCGCCAAGGGCGTGACGATCGCCCAGAGCACCGACTACCCCCGGGAGCAGGGCTCCACGATCACCGTCGGCGGCGGGAGCGCGGCCTTCGAACTGCGGCTGCGGGTGCCGTCCTGGGCCACCGCCGGATTCCGGGTGACCGTCAACGGCAACGCGGTGAGCGGTACGCCGGCCGCGGGGAGCTACTTCACGATCCCCTCGCGCACCTGGCGCGCCGGGGACGTCGTGCGGGTGACGATCCCGTTCCGGCTGCGGGTGGAGAAGGCGCTCGACGACCCGTCGCTCCAGACGCTGTTCTACGGACCGGTCAACCTCGTCGGCAGGAGCAGTTCCACGAGCTATCTGTCGGTCGGGCTGTACCGCAACGCGGGACTCTCCGGTGATCTGCTGCCCTCCCTCGCGCCGGTGAGCGGGAAGCCGCTGCACTACACGCTGGACGGCACCGAATTCGCTCCCTTCCACGAAGGGAGCGAGGATCCGACCCACGCCTACGTCAAGCGCTCCGAGCCGAAGGTCGTCCTCGGCGGCACCGACTCGGGTGTCGCCAACCCGGTTAAGTCCGACGGGACGACTCTGCTGGACGAGATCTGGGTCGGGGCGCCGTTCGCCGACAAGGCGGCGTTGGTGGCGCGGGTGCAGTCGACCGTCGGCTCCTGGGTGTCGGCCGGGCTGCTGAGCCAGGCCGACGGCCAGAAGGTGGTGACCACGGCACAGAACGCCACGTACGCGGCCTGA
- a CDS encoding FHA domain-containing protein FhaB/FipA, giving the protein MSELTLTVMRLGFLAVLWLFVIVAVQVIRSDLFGTRVTQRGSRRESARPPAAARQAAPPQQRGQQPAPPAGGGGGRRGRNAPTKLVVSEGTLTGTTVALQGQTITLGRAHDSTIVLDDDYASSRHARIYPDRDGQWIVEDLGSTNGTYLDRNRLTTPTPIPLGAPIRIGKTVIELRK; this is encoded by the coding sequence ATGTCAGAGCTGACCCTCACGGTCATGCGGCTGGGTTTCCTGGCCGTACTGTGGCTGTTCGTGATCGTGGCCGTGCAGGTCATCCGCAGCGACCTGTTCGGTACGCGTGTCACCCAGCGGGGGTCGCGCCGGGAGAGCGCGCGGCCGCCTGCGGCCGCCCGCCAGGCCGCGCCCCCGCAGCAGCGCGGCCAGCAGCCCGCACCCCCCGCCGGCGGCGGGGGCGGCCGTCGTGGGCGCAACGCCCCGACCAAGCTCGTCGTGAGCGAGGGCACGCTCACGGGGACGACCGTGGCGCTCCAGGGTCAGACCATCACCCTGGGCCGCGCACACGATTCCACGATCGTGCTGGACGACGACTACGCCTCCAGCCGGCATGCCCGGATCTACCCGGACCGCGACGGCCAGTGGATCGTCGAGGACCTGGGGTCCACCAACGGCACGTATCTCGACCGGAACCGACTGACGACTCCCACGCCGATTCCGCTGGGCGCGCCGATCCGCATCGGCAAGACCGTCATCGAGCTGCGGAAGTAG